From a region of the Helianthus annuus cultivar XRQ/B chromosome 5, HanXRQr2.0-SUNRISE, whole genome shotgun sequence genome:
- the LOC110940644 gene encoding cytochrome b-c1 complex subunit 7-2, mitochondrial isoform X2, whose amino-acid sequence MASSKLVKVILDPKKNWFAALHKKTIENRLRKYGLRYDDLYDPMESLDIKEALGRLPREIVDARNQRLLRAMDLSMKHEYLPKDLQVEREKAERQALGALPLQQRTIP is encoded by the exons ATGGCGTCGTCGAAACTGGTTAAAGTGATCTTAGATCCGAAGAAAAACTGGTTCGCCGCTCTGCACAAGAAAACAATAGAAAATCGCCTTCGAAAATACG GTTTGCGATATGACGATTTGTACGATCCGATGGAGTCGTTGGATATTAAGGAAGCATTGGGTAGGTTGCCTCGTGAGATTGTTGATGCGAGAAACCAACGGCTTTTACGCGCCATGGATCTATCTATGAAGCATGAATACCTTCCTAAAGATCTACAG GTAGAGAGGGAGAAAGCGGAACGCCAAGCCCTAGGAGCATTGCCTCTCCAGCAGCGCACCATACCGTaa
- the LOC110940644 gene encoding cytochrome b-c1 complex subunit 7-2, mitochondrial isoform X1 has protein sequence MASSKLVKVILDPKKNWFAALHKKTIENRLRKYGLRYDDLYDPMESLDIKEALGRLPREIVDARNQRLLRAMDLSMKHEYLPKDLQAQQTPFRSYLSDMLALVEREKAERQALGALPLQQRTIP, from the exons ATGGCGTCGTCGAAACTGGTTAAAGTGATCTTAGATCCGAAGAAAAACTGGTTCGCCGCTCTGCACAAGAAAACAATAGAAAATCGCCTTCGAAAATACG GTTTGCGATATGACGATTTGTACGATCCGATGGAGTCGTTGGATATTAAGGAAGCATTGGGTAGGTTGCCTCGTGAGATTGTTGATGCGAGAAACCAACGGCTTTTACGCGCCATGGATCTATCTATGAAGCATGAATACCTTCCTAAAGATCTACAG GCTCAACAGACTCCATTTAGGAGTTATTTGAGTGATATGCTAGCCCTG GTAGAGAGGGAGAAAGCGGAACGCCAAGCCCTAGGAGCATTGCCTCTCCAGCAGCGCACCATACCGTaa